The proteins below come from a single Gordonia pseudamarae genomic window:
- a CDS encoding UDP-glucose dehydrogenase family protein: protein MRISVIGTGYLGATHAACLASLGFEVVGIDTSADKVAALSRGELPFREPGLPAMLAAGLASGRLRFSTGLSAAADCDVHFICVGTPQSRTGLSADLTAVFGVARGLGDIIERDCLIVGKSTVPVGTAAAIADVVRSTCAGHEVAVAWNPEFLREGHAVADTLRPDRLVFGVEHRDGSAVPLLRQVYAEALASGVPLHITDLPTAELAKTAANAFLATKISFINAMAELSDLAGADVVALADVLGDDTRIGRRFLDAGVGFGGGCLPKDIRALGARALELGAPATARLLGEVDDINQQARTRVVDAVLARLRAVDGNRVAVLGATFKPMSDDVRDSPALAVAGRLLGRGCDLRVFDPEGARNARAQRPDLTFAASIDAALADADVVVHLTEWPQFREIDPAAAAGRVRHPILVDARNTLDQVRWRAAGWTVQGVGRGACAPAAGVAVAGWLMQDPVPATSSDDLARR from the coding sequence ATGCGCATCAGCGTTATCGGCACCGGCTATCTCGGCGCCACCCATGCCGCCTGTCTGGCGTCGCTCGGCTTCGAGGTCGTCGGCATCGACACGAGCGCCGACAAGGTCGCCGCACTCTCACGCGGCGAACTCCCCTTCCGCGAACCGGGACTGCCGGCGATGCTCGCAGCCGGACTGGCCTCCGGGCGCCTCCGGTTCTCGACCGGACTGTCGGCCGCCGCGGACTGTGATGTCCACTTCATCTGTGTGGGCACGCCCCAGTCCCGGACCGGGCTTTCGGCCGACCTCACCGCGGTCTTCGGCGTAGCCCGCGGACTCGGCGACATCATCGAGCGGGACTGCCTGATCGTCGGTAAATCGACGGTCCCGGTCGGTACCGCCGCCGCCATCGCCGACGTGGTGCGTTCGACGTGTGCGGGCCATGAGGTGGCCGTCGCCTGGAACCCCGAATTCCTTCGCGAGGGTCATGCCGTCGCGGACACACTGCGCCCGGACCGCCTGGTGTTCGGCGTCGAACACCGGGACGGGTCCGCCGTACCCCTGTTGCGGCAGGTGTACGCCGAGGCGCTGGCCTCCGGCGTACCGCTGCACATCACCGACCTGCCCACCGCGGAGCTCGCGAAGACCGCCGCGAACGCGTTCCTGGCAACCAAGATCTCCTTCATCAACGCGATGGCGGAGCTGAGCGACCTGGCGGGCGCCGACGTGGTCGCGCTGGCCGACGTCCTGGGCGACGACACGCGGATCGGCCGGCGCTTCCTCGACGCGGGTGTCGGATTCGGCGGAGGCTGCCTACCCAAGGACATCCGAGCGCTCGGTGCGCGGGCGCTCGAACTGGGCGCCCCCGCCACGGCGCGGCTGCTGGGCGAGGTGGACGACATCAACCAGCAGGCGCGCACCCGGGTCGTCGACGCCGTCCTGGCCCGGCTGCGGGCCGTGGACGGCAACCGCGTCGCGGTCCTGGGCGCCACCTTCAAGCCCATGTCCGACGACGTCCGCGACTCCCCCGCACTGGCGGTCGCCGGCCGGTTGCTCGGCCGGGGTTGCGATCTGCGGGTCTTCGACCCCGAGGGTGCGCGCAATGCCCGCGCGCAGCGGCCCGACCTCACGTTCGCGGCGAGCATCGACGCCGCGCTGGCCGATGCCGATGTCGTCGTCCACCTCACCGAGTGGCCGCAGTTCCGTGAGATCGATCCTGCCGCGGCCGCGGGCCGGGTGCGGCATCCGATCCTCGTCGATGCGCGCAACACGCTCGACCAGGTCCGGTGGCGGGCCGCCGGCTGGACGGTGCAGGGCGTCGGGCGCGGTGCATGCGCACCCGCGGCGGGTGTCGCCGTGGCCGGGTGGCTGATGCAGGACCCCGTCCCCGCCACATCGTCCGACGACCTCGCCCGGCGGTGA
- a CDS encoding NAD(P)/FAD-dependent oxidoreductase — protein sequence MSRPHVVIIGSGFGGLFAAQRLRKTDVDITLIARTTHHLFQPMLYQVATGIVSEGEIAPATRVILRKQRNVRVVLGDVTTIDLTTRTVTSRLLERITETPYDKLIIAAGADQSYFGNDYFAKYAPGMKTIDHALELRGRILGAFEQAELSDDPEERERLLTFVVVGAGPTGVELAGQIAEMSDKTLKGTFRNIDPTLARVILLDAAPAVLPPFGEKLGKKAAARLEKMGVEIQLGAMVVDLDYDGLVVKEKDGSTRRIESQCKVWSAGVQASPLGKQLSEQSGVELDRAGRVKVQPDLSIPGHPDVFVVGDMMFVEGVPGVAQGAIQGGRYAADAIKAELTDGQTPEQRKPFSYYDKGSMATISRFSAVMQVPIPGTKKKFETEGYIAWLGWLALHLVYLVGFRNRLNTLINWFFAFTTRGRSQLAVTEQQVYARTALDHLSEIDAAVDPAPDKVTPESEAG from the coding sequence ATGAGCCGCCCGCACGTCGTCATCATCGGTTCAGGATTCGGCGGACTGTTCGCTGCCCAGCGCCTGCGCAAGACCGACGTCGACATCACGCTGATCGCCCGCACCACCCACCACCTGTTCCAGCCGATGCTGTACCAGGTGGCCACGGGCATCGTCTCCGAAGGCGAAATCGCCCCCGCCACCAGGGTCATCCTGCGCAAACAACGCAACGTCCGGGTTGTGCTGGGCGATGTCACCACCATCGACCTGACCACCCGCACGGTGACCTCGCGGCTGCTCGAACGCATCACCGAGACGCCGTACGACAAGCTCATCATCGCCGCCGGCGCCGACCAGTCCTATTTCGGCAACGACTATTTCGCCAAGTACGCGCCCGGCATGAAGACCATCGATCACGCCCTCGAACTACGCGGGCGCATCCTCGGCGCGTTCGAGCAGGCAGAACTGTCCGATGATCCCGAAGAACGCGAACGTCTGCTCACCTTCGTGGTCGTCGGGGCTGGTCCCACCGGTGTGGAGCTGGCCGGGCAGATCGCCGAGATGAGCGACAAGACCCTCAAGGGCACCTTCCGCAACATCGACCCGACGCTGGCGCGGGTGATCCTGCTCGACGCCGCGCCGGCGGTGCTCCCCCCGTTCGGCGAAAAGCTGGGCAAGAAGGCCGCCGCACGGCTGGAGAAGATGGGTGTGGAGATTCAGCTCGGCGCAATGGTGGTCGACCTCGACTACGACGGTCTGGTGGTCAAGGAGAAGGACGGTTCGACCCGGCGGATCGAATCGCAGTGCAAGGTGTGGTCGGCCGGTGTACAGGCCAGCCCGCTGGGCAAGCAACTGTCCGAACAGTCCGGGGTCGAACTCGACCGGGCGGGCCGCGTCAAGGTGCAGCCGGACCTGTCGATCCCCGGCCACCCCGACGTATTCGTCGTCGGCGACATGATGTTCGTCGAGGGGGTTCCCGGCGTCGCCCAGGGCGCGATCCAGGGGGGCCGGTACGCCGCCGACGCCATCAAGGCCGAACTGACCGACGGCCAGACGCCCGAGCAACGCAAGCCGTTCAGCTACTACGACAAGGGGTCGATGGCCACCATCTCGCGGTTCAGCGCGGTGATGCAGGTGCCCATCCCCGGCACCAAGAAGAAGTTCGAGACCGAAGGCTACATCGCATGGCTCGGCTGGCTGGCGCTGCACCTGGTGTACCTGGTGGGCTTCCGCAACCGGCTCAACACCCTCATCAACTGGTTCTTCGCCTTCACCACCCGCGGCCGGTCGCAGCTCGCGGTCACCGAGCAGCAGGTGTACGCGCGCACCGCGCTCGACCACCTCAGCGAGATCGACGCGGCCGTCGACCCCGCACCGGACAAGGTGACGCCCGAGTCCGAGGCAGGCTGA
- a CDS encoding SGNH/GDSL hydrolase family protein, protein MSRTHLRVAAAAGLVAAAALSARASLRAQAAAARRTIGKPFGEHPHASDGVFKKKYGDRLHLLLVGDSIAAGLGATDKNETLGAHLARRIAQRTRRSVALRTVAVVGSETTMLAGQLATLETAYRPDVAVIVVGGNDVIHRVPVSTSIEHLGRTIEALQELGAVVVVGTCPDLSALTAVPRPLRTLGAIASRQLAAAQFAETERRGAIPVPLARVVGPFFAAQPDKMFAEDRFHPSGAGYRRTAKALVGPIAAALGAEGSDSSAGIGPMAEQSG, encoded by the coding sequence GTGAGCAGAACACACCTGCGTGTCGCCGCCGCGGCCGGGCTGGTCGCGGCGGCCGCGCTGTCCGCACGGGCATCGCTGAGGGCTCAGGCGGCCGCGGCCCGGCGCACCATCGGGAAACCGTTCGGCGAGCACCCGCACGCCTCCGACGGCGTCTTCAAGAAGAAGTACGGCGATCGGCTGCACCTGCTCCTGGTCGGCGACTCAATCGCCGCGGGACTCGGCGCGACGGACAAGAACGAGACGCTCGGCGCCCATCTGGCCCGGCGGATCGCACAACGAACCCGTCGGTCGGTGGCACTGCGCACGGTCGCGGTCGTGGGGTCGGAGACCACCATGCTGGCAGGCCAGTTGGCGACCCTGGAAACGGCATACCGTCCGGACGTCGCGGTGATCGTCGTCGGCGGCAACGACGTCATCCACCGGGTTCCGGTGTCGACGTCGATCGAGCACCTGGGCCGGACCATCGAGGCCCTGCAGGAACTCGGCGCGGTGGTCGTGGTCGGAACGTGTCCCGACCTGAGTGCGCTGACCGCGGTCCCCCGGCCGTTGCGCACACTCGGGGCAATCGCATCGCGCCAATTGGCCGCCGCCCAGTTCGCCGAAACCGAACGCCGGGGGGCGATCCCGGTGCCACTGGCCCGGGTGGTGGGCCCGTTCTTCGCCGCCCAACCCGACAAGATGTTCGCCGAGGACCGGTTCCATCCGTCGGGTGCGGGCTATCGACGTACCGCCAAGGCGCTGGTCGGGCCGATCGCGGCGGCACTGGGGGCCGAGGGCTCGGACAGCTCTGCCGGGATCGGGCCCATGGCCGAGCAGAGCGGCTAG
- a CDS encoding acyl-CoA thioesterase, producing the protein MREDSPSQVDGTGDATDSGVTADGVRPGEVLSEQLVVIRRAPGGGVDVPVWLRWGDMDLNNHVNNVVIAQIFEESRVRALATWFGRDVGSSRPTTVVARQDIEFRAPLMYSFAPVRVVVSVGRIGGKSVTLGCELRSPHGQLCAVATTVLVSVDRETGRSLPLPDQVRAVFEAWSGPTT; encoded by the coding sequence GTGCGAGAAGACAGCCCCTCACAGGTGGACGGTACCGGTGATGCGACGGACAGCGGTGTGACAGCGGACGGCGTGCGGCCCGGTGAGGTTCTCAGCGAGCAGCTGGTGGTGATCCGGCGGGCCCCCGGTGGCGGTGTCGATGTCCCGGTGTGGCTGCGCTGGGGCGACATGGACCTGAACAACCATGTCAACAACGTGGTGATCGCGCAGATCTTCGAGGAGTCCCGGGTTCGTGCGCTGGCCACCTGGTTCGGCAGGGACGTCGGTTCCTCCCGGCCGACCACGGTGGTTGCCAGGCAGGACATCGAGTTCCGTGCACCGCTCATGTACAGCTTCGCGCCGGTCCGGGTGGTCGTCTCGGTCGGCCGGATCGGCGGCAAGTCGGTGACCCTGGGCTGCGAGCTGCGTTCGCCGCACGGCCAATTGTGTGCCGTGGCCACGACGGTGCTGGTCAGCGTCGACAGGGAGACCGGCCGGTCGTTGCCGCTGCCTGACCAGGTGCGGGCCGTCTTCGAGGCGTGGAGCGGGCCGACGACCTGA
- the recC gene encoding exodeoxyribonuclease V subunit gamma translates to MLIVHRSERTDVLADVLAEVLSTPLTVDGGGRADPFAPEIVCVPARGVERWLQQHLACRLGTGTPGGRDGISANIDFPSPAELADRIVASVHSGAPFAGAGAGRADNPWHGPRLVWPVLRVLDAGVEHALSEFEATSRHVGSLPALIAGGMTEQDARDEADYRRGRRYATARQIADLFAQYAAARPSMLAAWAAGPGPDGRDLDGASAPVADGLGWQPGFFRAVRAEVGAPHPAEYLDAVCARLREDPAVGGLPDRLSVFGPTRITESFRLLLAAAAEHHDVHLYLPHPSPTLWAAGPSPVRAEGAARTPAPPVSRQHWRRRIPAHPLLASLARDAGELQERLTGLADEDLHHDASPGVPGTVLASLQAGLREDRLRPGAFGHDVPDGSVPDSSVPDGSVPDGSVEVHACHGPQRQVEVLRDRLLHLFSADPTLQPRDVLIMCPDVETFSPLIRGAFGQTGLDHPAFSLRVRLADRGVRQLNPVLEVIAHVVGLAAGRLTAGEVLDLAAAEPVRIRFGFSDSDLDSIREWVGCSGVRWGLGERDRRRFGMGAFGQGTFTAGLDRIALGAVADEADGQWLGVALPLDAVESTSIDLFGRFTEFVNRLEHVLVQMDTPASPARWAAILSDGLRSLTAAVPGEEWTTAAALRTIGRVLDDDRPERVASSASVTGTVLRLADVRDLMAGLLVSRAGRSNFRTGELTVCSMVPMRSVPHRVIILLGIDADTFPRVTRVDGDDVCGVRPLVGERNPRDEDRQAFLDAICAATETLHVYFTGADPITGRPVPPAVVVTELIDAVDTLTGATPTGSATPSVLRSHTLHAFDVRNFIDGAVAGVGGPFSHDTALLDGARALWSGPREPAARVPARCVFPVPDDDTDVGEGPRDIDLAELIAFHTSPIEAFFRQRLQIWIPQEEQAHADELDIDLGGLDEWGVGDRLLGRMLAGVSMLDCQAAELRRGTLPPRMFGSRQLRRIANAVTEVHAAVTPLRGQALGAAADPRTADVLVPLADGRRIHGTIADVYGESVVSATFSKLRSKQRLALWIGLLALAATIPSGSGAAVPVTSAVTVGRSTRRSGGVSLCRFRVPENPVAILEELVAVRDLGMRKILPVTADLAAEFVESEHRSGGRVALTSARRSFHHAYGEANNRFVRMAFGGDVSADVTFDDLLVDSIGASGPVDWRALGLEPDLELGDYAESVFCALARRLWNPLLAHEVTA, encoded by the coding sequence ATGCTGATCGTCCATCGCTCCGAACGTACCGATGTGTTGGCCGACGTTCTGGCCGAGGTCCTGTCGACGCCGCTGACGGTCGACGGCGGCGGGCGGGCCGACCCGTTCGCGCCGGAGATCGTGTGCGTACCCGCGCGCGGTGTGGAGCGCTGGCTGCAGCAGCACTTGGCGTGCCGGCTCGGAACGGGCACGCCCGGCGGCCGTGACGGGATCTCGGCGAACATCGACTTTCCGTCACCGGCCGAGCTCGCCGACCGGATTGTCGCGTCGGTGCATTCGGGTGCGCCGTTCGCCGGTGCCGGAGCGGGCCGCGCCGACAATCCCTGGCACGGCCCTCGGCTGGTGTGGCCGGTCCTGCGGGTGCTCGACGCCGGTGTCGAGCACGCCCTTTCCGAGTTCGAGGCGACGTCCCGGCACGTGGGTTCACTGCCGGCGCTGATCGCCGGCGGGATGACCGAACAGGATGCCAGGGACGAAGCCGACTACCGCAGGGGCCGCAGGTACGCCACCGCACGGCAGATCGCGGACCTGTTCGCGCAGTACGCGGCGGCCCGCCCGTCGATGCTCGCGGCGTGGGCCGCCGGCCCCGGACCCGACGGTCGCGATCTCGACGGGGCGTCGGCGCCGGTTGCCGACGGGCTCGGATGGCAGCCGGGGTTCTTCCGGGCGGTACGCGCCGAGGTCGGGGCGCCGCATCCGGCCGAGTACCTCGACGCGGTGTGCGCCCGGCTGCGCGAGGATCCGGCGGTCGGCGGTCTGCCCGACCGGCTGTCGGTGTTCGGTCCCACCCGGATCACCGAGTCGTTCCGGCTGCTGCTGGCCGCGGCCGCCGAACATCACGACGTCCACCTCTATCTGCCGCATCCGAGTCCGACGCTGTGGGCGGCCGGTCCGTCGCCGGTGCGCGCCGAGGGTGCCGCCCGCACACCCGCGCCGCCGGTGTCCCGGCAGCACTGGCGGCGTCGCATCCCGGCGCATCCGCTGTTGGCGAGCCTGGCACGCGATGCGGGGGAGTTGCAGGAACGGCTCACCGGGCTCGCCGACGAGGATCTGCACCATGACGCGTCGCCCGGAGTGCCGGGCACGGTGCTTGCCTCCTTGCAGGCGGGGCTGCGCGAGGATCGGCTGCGTCCGGGCGCGTTCGGGCACGATGTCCCAGACGGCAGTGTCCCGGACAGTAGTGTCCCGGACGGCAGTGTCCCAGACGGCAGCGTCGAGGTGCATGCCTGTCACGGGCCGCAGCGACAGGTGGAGGTGCTACGGGACCGGTTACTGCACCTGTTCTCGGCCGATCCCACCCTGCAACCGCGCGATGTGCTGATCATGTGCCCGGACGTGGAAACCTTCAGTCCGTTGATCCGCGGCGCGTTCGGCCAGACCGGACTCGACCACCCGGCCTTCTCGCTGCGCGTGCGGCTGGCTGATCGTGGTGTGCGTCAACTCAATCCGGTCCTTGAGGTGATCGCGCACGTGGTGGGGCTGGCCGCCGGGCGACTCACCGCCGGTGAGGTGCTCGACCTGGCGGCGGCCGAACCGGTACGCATCCGGTTCGGGTTCTCCGACTCGGACCTCGACTCGATCCGCGAATGGGTGGGTTGCAGCGGTGTTCGCTGGGGTCTGGGCGAGCGGGACCGGCGCCGATTCGGGATGGGCGCGTTCGGGCAGGGTACGTTCACCGCGGGCCTGGACCGGATCGCGCTCGGCGCGGTGGCCGACGAGGCCGACGGGCAGTGGTTGGGTGTGGCGTTGCCGCTCGACGCGGTCGAAAGCACGTCCATCGACCTGTTCGGCAGGTTCACCGAATTCGTCAATCGTCTGGAACATGTCTTGGTGCAGATGGATACGCCGGCCTCGCCGGCCCGCTGGGCGGCGATCCTGTCCGACGGTCTACGGTCGCTGACCGCCGCGGTTCCCGGCGAGGAATGGACCACGGCCGCGGCACTGCGCACGATCGGCCGGGTCCTGGACGATGACCGGCCCGAGCGCGTTGCGTCATCAGCGAGCGTGACCGGGACCGTCCTGCGTCTGGCCGACGTACGCGACCTGATGGCCGGCCTGCTGGTGAGCCGTGCGGGCCGCTCGAACTTCCGCACCGGTGAGCTCACCGTGTGCTCCATGGTGCCGATGCGTTCGGTGCCGCACCGGGTGATCATTCTGCTCGGCATCGACGCCGACACCTTTCCCCGCGTCACCCGGGTCGACGGTGACGATGTGTGTGGTGTGCGTCCGCTGGTCGGTGAACGCAATCCACGCGACGAGGACCGGCAGGCGTTCCTGGATGCGATCTGTGCGGCGACCGAAACACTGCACGTGTATTTCACCGGCGCCGACCCGATCACCGGCAGGCCCGTCCCGCCTGCGGTGGTGGTGACCGAACTCATCGATGCGGTCGACACCCTCACCGGAGCGACCCCGACCGGTTCCGCCACCCCGAGCGTGCTGCGTTCACACACCTTGCACGCCTTCGATGTCCGCAACTTCATCGACGGCGCGGTGGCCGGGGTCGGCGGCCCGTTCAGCCACGACACCGCACTGCTCGACGGTGCGCGGGCACTGTGGTCCGGCCCGCGGGAGCCGGCGGCACGGGTGCCCGCGCGGTGCGTGTTCCCGGTACCCGACGACGACACCGACGTGGGTGAGGGTCCTCGCGATATCGATCTGGCGGAGCTGATCGCCTTCCACACCTCACCGATCGAGGCGTTCTTCCGGCAGCGGTTGCAGATCTGGATTCCACAGGAGGAACAGGCGCACGCCGACGAGCTGGACATCGACCTGGGCGGGCTCGACGAGTGGGGCGTCGGTGACAGGCTCCTCGGCCGGATGCTCGCCGGAGTGTCGATGCTGGACTGTCAGGCTGCCGAGCTGCGACGAGGAACGCTGCCGCCCAGGATGTTCGGTTCGCGGCAGTTGCGCAGGATCGCGAATGCCGTGACGGAGGTGCACGCCGCGGTGACCCCGCTGCGCGGGCAGGCACTCGGTGCGGCGGCGGACCCCCGCACCGCCGATGTGTTGGTGCCGCTGGCCGACGGCCGCCGCATCCACGGCACCATCGCCGACGTGTACGGCGAAAGTGTGGTCTCGGCAACGTTTTCCAAACTTCGATCCAAGCAGCGGCTGGCCCTGTGGATCGGTCTGCTCGCGCTCGCCGCGACCATCCCGTCCGGCTCGGGTGCCGCGGTGCCGGTGACGTCGGCGGTGACCGTCGGCCGCAGCACACGACGCTCGGGCGGGGTCTCCCTGTGCCGGTTTCGCGTGCCGGAGAATCCGGTGGCGATTCTGGAAGAACTTGTCGCGGTGCGTGATCTGGGGATGCGCAAGATTCTTCCGGTGACCGCGGACCTGGCTGCCGAGTTCGTCGAATCCGAACATCGGTCGGGTGGCCGAGTGGCGTTGACGTCGGCCCGGCGGTCCTTCCACCACGCCTACGGTGAGGCCAACAACAGGTTTGTGCGGATGGCCTTCGGTGGTGATGTGTCGGCCGATGTCACCTTCGACGATCTGCTGGTGGATTCGATCGGCGCGAGCGGTCCGGTCGATTGGCGTGCGCTGGGCCTGGAACCGGACCTCGAACTCGGTGACTATGCCGAATCGGTGTTCTGTGCGCTGGCCCGCAGGCTCTGGAATCCGTTGCTGGCGCACGAGGTGACCGCATGA
- a CDS encoding GNAT family N-acetyltransferase: MIIETPRMRLHPVSASDIDDLVLLDSDPEVMRHVSGGLPTARAEITDWVLPRAQSHLRSARGGLWVARHRQSGRFLGWVSLRHPRHSSRSELELSYRLARRWWGRGLATEAADALIAVAFGTMGAERIFATTTAANIGSRRVMEKLGMFVTWVAVPADDADPDLAEVEYELARVHWELGQAPTIPIRRIVTDRRAPGGRHRLATTSEFTFIATGAG; encoded by the coding sequence CTGATCATCGAGACTCCCCGTATGCGCCTGCACCCGGTCTCGGCCTCGGACATCGACGACCTGGTGCTGCTCGACAGCGACCCCGAGGTGATGCGCCACGTCAGCGGCGGGCTGCCCACCGCACGCGCCGAGATCACCGACTGGGTGCTGCCGCGTGCGCAATCGCATCTGCGTTCGGCCCGCGGCGGGCTGTGGGTGGCCCGGCACCGCCAGAGCGGCCGTTTCCTGGGCTGGGTGTCGCTGCGCCACCCCAGGCACAGTTCGCGCTCCGAACTCGAACTGAGCTATCGGCTGGCGCGGCGATGGTGGGGCCGGGGACTGGCCACCGAGGCGGCCGACGCGCTGATCGCGGTGGCGTTCGGCACGATGGGGGCCGAACGGATCTTCGCCACCACGACGGCCGCCAACATCGGATCGCGACGGGTGATGGAGAAACTCGGGATGTTCGTGACCTGGGTGGCCGTTCCCGCCGACGACGCCGACCCCGACCTGGCCGAGGTGGAGTACGAACTGGCCCGCGTCCACTGGGAACTCGGGCAGGCCCCGACCATTCCGATCCGCCGGATCGTGACCGACCGGCGTGCCCCGGGTGGACGGCACCGCCTGGCGACGACCTCTGAGTTCACCTTCATCGCGACCGGAGCCGGATGA
- a CDS encoding glycosyltransferase family 4 protein — MKIAIITESFLPQVNGVTNTVTRIVRRLIETGHQPLVIAPGPGPSSYEGCPVVRVRSVAMPRYRTFRVGLPDPEVERALARFRPDVVHLASPIALGAVGLAAARRQGLPVVAVFQTDIAGFARQYGVGAGTVVDRWVGRLHRRCDRTLVPSGASFAHLDALGVGDLHYWRRGVDGELFRPGRREDRLRRTWSPDPSHPIVGYVGRLAHEKEVHRLREIADLPGISLVIVGDGPARASLERVLPGARFTGMLHGPPLAAAYASLDVFVHTGTTETFCQTVQEAQASGVAVVAPAAGGPLDLVDHDHTGLLFDPTTPQALRDAVASLTRDQIRRRRLSSAAGAAVAGRSWARVVDELTDEHYPAVIGGPAAAAA; from the coding sequence GTGAAGATCGCGATCATCACCGAGTCATTCCTGCCCCAGGTGAACGGTGTCACCAACACAGTCACCCGGATCGTCCGGCGGCTCATCGAGACCGGGCATCAGCCGCTCGTCATCGCTCCCGGGCCCGGACCGTCGTCGTACGAGGGCTGCCCGGTCGTCCGGGTGCGGTCGGTCGCGATGCCGCGCTACCGAACCTTCCGGGTCGGACTGCCCGACCCGGAGGTCGAGCGTGCGCTTGCACGGTTCCGTCCCGACGTCGTCCATCTGGCCTCACCCATCGCGCTCGGCGCCGTCGGGCTGGCCGCCGCCCGGCGGCAGGGGCTCCCCGTCGTCGCCGTCTTCCAGACCGACATCGCCGGCTTCGCACGCCAGTACGGCGTGGGCGCCGGCACCGTGGTGGATCGCTGGGTGGGCCGCCTGCACCGCCGGTGCGACCGGACCCTGGTCCCCTCCGGTGCGTCGTTCGCCCACCTCGACGCACTCGGGGTGGGCGACCTGCACTACTGGCGTCGCGGGGTGGACGGCGAACTGTTCCGGCCGGGGCGGCGTGAGGATCGACTTCGACGCACCTGGAGCCCCGACCCCTCCCACCCGATCGTCGGGTACGTCGGCCGGCTCGCCCACGAGAAAGAGGTTCACCGGCTGCGGGAGATCGCCGACCTGCCGGGCATCTCGCTGGTGATCGTGGGCGACGGCCCGGCCCGGGCGAGCCTGGAACGCGTGTTGCCCGGCGCGAGGTTCACCGGCATGCTGCACGGCCCCCCACTGGCGGCGGCGTACGCGAGTCTGGACGTCTTCGTCCACACCGGCACCACCGAGACCTTCTGCCAAACCGTTCAGGAGGCGCAGGCCAGCGGCGTGGCGGTCGTCGCACCCGCGGCGGGCGGCCCGCTGGACCTCGTCGACCACGACCACACCGGTCTGTTGTTCGACCCGACCACGCCCCAGGCTCTCCGGGACGCCGTCGCATCGCTGACGCGCGACCAGATCAGGCGGCGACGACTCTCGTCGGCCGCCGGCGCCGCGGTCGCCGGCCGTTCCTGGGCGCGGGTCGTGGATGAGCTGACCGACGAGCACTACCCCGCTGTCATCGGTGGACCGGCCGCGGCCGCCGCCTGA